A stretch of the Vagococcus xieshaowenii genome encodes the following:
- a CDS encoding F0F1 ATP synthase subunit epsilon yields the protein MNKMEVQVVTPNGLVYDGEAGFVLATTPQGQLGIMANHQPIIAPVKISSLIIKEVKGGDILSEIAVNGGILEVRDNIVSILANSAERAQDIDVERAERAKDRAEQDIQYAKEHQESDKMKRAEVALARAINRIHISKK from the coding sequence ATGAATAAGATGGAAGTACAAGTGGTTACTCCAAATGGCCTAGTGTACGATGGTGAGGCGGGCTTTGTCTTAGCAACGACGCCACAAGGACAACTAGGAATTATGGCAAACCATCAACCAATTATTGCACCTGTTAAGATTTCTTCTTTAATAATTAAAGAAGTTAAAGGTGGAGATATCCTTTCAGAAATAGCTGTGAATGGTGGTATCTTGGAAGTACGTGATAATATCGTAAGTATTTTGGCTAATAGTGCTGAACGTGCACAAGATATTGATGTTGAACGTGCTGAGCGAGCAAAAGATCGTGCAGAACAAGATATTCAATATGCTAAAGAACACCAAGAATCAGATAAGATGAAACGAGCAGAAGTTGCACTAGCTAGAGCAATTAATCGTATTCACATTTCAAAAAAATAG
- a CDS encoding DUF1146 family protein translates to MQIYGVEAIIRVISHFVFINLTFWSIQSLNYEKWFKKAPIGQIRAFLLILSIVLGYTVSYAMWDIFSLFSNFVFSMKNG, encoded by the coding sequence ATGCAAATATATGGAGTAGAGGCTATAATAAGAGTAATTAGTCACTTTGTATTTATAAATTTAACTTTTTGGAGCATTCAATCTCTAAATTATGAAAAGTGGTTTAAAAAAGCTCCTATTGGTCAAATTAGAGCGTTTTTGTTAATTTTATCGATAGTTCTAGGTTATACCGTAAGTTATGCTATGTGGGATATATTTTCTCTTTTTTCAAACTTTGTTTTCAGCATGAAGAATGGATAG